In Allocoprobacillus halotolerans, a genomic segment contains:
- a CDS encoding GNAT family N-acetyltransferase has protein sequence MGNVKLESFHQDKFQQVLTCWNESLIYDVIDEERFKQLILLDENFDSNLFLLATNEEKVLGFCYGVRRKIPYLERGLEENRGWIVIMGVLPEYQHQGIGTLLCDEVEKRLKDLGTKEITLCAYSPNYFFPGIDKRYQNAIAFFEKRNYVFRNESVSMQRSLWDYHMSNQYKEKLISLEKEGIHIIRYHDEYMLPLLDYLLENFGAGWKRNALIAMQKNEAVDTILLVVNEQNQILGFCMRKIDGNDARFGPFGVSEQLRSKGIGGVLFEYMMQEMKQKGICYLYFLWTDGAAQRFYERHDVKVYRTYQLYRKEV, from the coding sequence ATGGGAAATGTGAAGTTAGAAAGTTTTCATCAAGATAAATTCCAACAAGTATTAACTTGTTGGAATGAAAGCTTGATTTATGATGTAATTGATGAAGAAAGATTTAAACAACTTATTTTGTTAGATGAAAATTTTGATTCAAATTTATTCCTGCTCGCTACAAACGAGGAAAAAGTATTGGGATTTTGTTATGGTGTAAGAAGAAAAATTCCTTATTTAGAAAGAGGATTAGAAGAGAATCGTGGATGGATAGTCATTATGGGTGTTCTTCCAGAATATCAACATCAAGGTATTGGAACTTTATTATGTGATGAAGTGGAAAAAAGATTGAAAGATTTAGGAACAAAAGAAATAACTTTATGTGCCTATAGTCCTAATTATTTCTTCCCTGGCATTGATAAAAGATATCAAAATGCTATCGCATTCTTTGAAAAAAGAAACTATGTTTTTCGCAATGAATCAGTAAGTATGCAAAGAAGTCTATGGGATTATCATATGTCCAATCAATATAAAGAGAAACTTATTTCATTAGAAAAAGAAGGTATTCATATCATTCGTTATCATGATGAATATATGTTGCCATTATTGGACTATTTGTTGGAAAATTTTGGAGCTGGCTGGAAACGTAATGCTTTGATTGCGATGCAAAAAAATGAAGCTGTTGATACAATTTTATTAGTCGTAAATGAACAGAATCAGATTTTAGGATTCTGTATGAGAAAGATTGATGGCAATGATGCACGTTTTGGACCTTTTGGTGTAAGTGAACAATTAAGATCAAAAGGTATTGGTGGCGTATTATTTGAATATATGATGCAAGAAATGAAACAAAAAGGAATTTGCTATCTTTACTTTTTATGGACTGATGGTGCAGCTCAACGTTTCTATGAAAGACATGATGTCAAAGTTTATAGAACATATCAATTATATAGAAAAGAGGTATAG